The Oreochromis aureus strain Israel breed Guangdong linkage group 7, ZZ_aureus, whole genome shotgun sequence region AGCTTCAGTTGTTCTACCAGCCGTCGCATGTTGGATAAATTGGAATTGGAGGTCATGTTGTTTGTAATTGTTTTGGGAGAGAAAATGTCCTTGGGAaggaaaaagggggaaaaagacGTCTCTTTAGTCTTTTGCTCTCAGCAGTTGCCTTCACTAATGGGCAGCAAATGCTGGACAGGAACAGAGTGGCTGGGTTTCTTtccaaatgacctcagtgcACTCAGCTGAAGAAATAAGGAGAGATACAAACACACTGACCTCCCTTTGTACTACTACTAGAGACTTCATAGAAAAGTCTTTTAGAGCTGTATTTTAAAAGGGGATTCAAGCTCCATTCACCCAGATTAAAAGTACTAGTATATTCAAAAAAGACTGTAGTCATTTTATTAGTGTGTTTCCTTAGAAATACAAttgaaaaccaaaaaacacagaagTAATATTATGGTTTTATAAATCTTCTCTCAAATATAGCACAAATACTTCTGGAATCTACCATTAaatatctttaatgacttttttcccccctatgAGGCTTAGTATTAAGTAGCTTTATGTACATAAAGGTTTACGTAAAGTGGTATTCAGTAGATCTCTGTTATAACAGATGATGTCATTTGTGACATtattaatgaatcatttcatgtttgttttgttgtttcccTCTGTTGTGTTTTAAATTTATCTCCCTTCTTTTGCTTGTGATACAGAAGCTCTTTTAAtagagaatagaatagaataatcctttaatacGTTATTATTACTGTGAAAATGATTTATCCGTTTCTGTCAGTGTTGCCTGTATGCATTAGTACTGAGACTAAAATATAATCTATTCCCTTCTTTTATTTCtaacatgtaaataaaaatacaattttatgaaTAGGTATCAAAACTACATTGAAGACACAGAGGAGTGAGACAAAGTATAAACCAATAATTAATAATCAAATAAGTTTATAGTAATTTACTTAGAAGTAATTATACCCTTTTTAATGCTATTGGATCATAATTAACCTcaacacacatacgcacatgtgatttttaaagttttttaatCGTATGTCTAGTTTATAGCTTTGCGCCTGCGTACACCGATACCGGAAAGCGTCACGAGACGTCGTGCTTTTCCTACTGCTATGGAGAAGTTATGCTAGCTGCTTCTGAATGCAGTGTacgtgcgcgcgcgtgtgtgttaCCCACGTGGCTAATGAATTACAGCGGTTTTTGCGTCCTCATTGGTCCGCAGGTGATTATCGGGATTGGCTGTAAGCTGCTTTTGCGGAAAGGTAAACAGAACCTTCCTCGGAGAGTCCACACTTATGAACGTTGTGTTCAAAACTCGGCAACAAATATGAGCTAAACAAATCTCAGAGCGTTTCAAAGCAGCCCGACTTCAGCAGACATGGTGGAGGTATTTTCCGGACGCACACTCCTGAACAAGGACGGAGAGTTTGTGGATCCCGAAGAGGCTCTGCGGAACAAGGTGGTGGGGATCTACTTCTCCGCGGGATGGTGCCCGCCGTGTCGGGACTTTACCCCCATTCTGTGTGACTTCTACGCGGAGCTGGTGGAAGAGAGGGATCCTCCGGCTCAGTTTGAAATAGTTTTCGTGTCTTCCGACAAGTCAACCGATGACATGATTGAATATTACCACGACATGCACGGAGACTGGTTAGCTCTACCTTGGACGGATGATTACAAAACGTGAGTTTCATAATCTGATATTTCACATTTGAACTCAACGTAACATAATGAGGTGCTTTATTTATCTTATACCTACAGAGTGCAGTCTGTACAGTCTACTAGGCAGTGATCCAGCTTATGTAAAACGCTGATGCGCGTCACTGTCGAGGATTAGGTTTAAGTGACAGCAAGTCCAGACTGTTCTCTTCAAAGTTcgctctatttatttattttgatttccagGTCACGTGATTTGAGTTATTGGAGGGTTGCGTgactaaattaaaacaaaacagagtcaGATCTGTGCACCTGTGAGTGCAAAATTTTCTCTCTAACATTTTTTGCTAAACATAGGTACTTTAAAGGTGAGTTTCAAGTTGTTCAGTTTCTAATCTTAGGTGGAGTTGCAGCTAttctcttgatttttttttcttcccaaagTTAAAAGTGGACTCTTTAAATGTTCTGTTTAACCATACCAATAGTGTGATTTAAAGATATTCAGCAAAGCATATAAgtattgaaataaaaacatcaaaacatcCATGTGCAATTAAGTTAGCAACATTTTAATGCTGTATGTAAGCAGAGTGAAGCTGTTCTTCTTATATTGTGTTTAGGTGTGAGGATTAATTGCAGGCATTAATCATGTTTTATatgtaaaatttgaatttgtgaGATATCTGTAGCCACAGTTGCCATCAAACTGCGTTGTTATGTGCATGAATAAATGTGCAAGAATCTCACATTTATTCATGCAAAACTATCAAGTGTATAATAGATTCTTTACAGTGGAGGAAGTGTCCTTTTCTAATAAAGGCgcctctttgtctttttgtcCTCTCGCAGTGAGTTGAAGCATCGCTACAAGATCACAGCAGTGCCCAAACTGGTGATCGTGAAGGAGAACGGCGACGTGATCACGGACAAGGGCAGGAAACAGATTCGAGACCGAGGCCTGGCCTGCTTCAGGTCCTGGTTGGACGCTGCTGAGATCTTTCAGAACTTCAAGGGTTAGGAAACAAGGATGAGGAAAATAGAGGGCCTAACAAAGCTAATAAAATCTTCCTGCTTTCCACTTCAGTGTAGCCGTCTGAGAGGTCGCTGGATCACTGGACAgcttgtgtttctgttagaTGAAATTCTGCTTATTTTTAATTCATCTTCTGCCCGTTTTCTCGTCAGAGGTTGAACACCAGTAGTTAAAAATGCAATTTGAATGAAACATtatgagaaagaaaaatctCATTTAGATTCCAGTCATTCATAAGGGCTGGTCTAATGATGATTTTGCAGTTATTACTTGGGCATAAGGAGTCAGTCTTGATTGCACAATGTAGTGGTCATATAGTTGGAATAATGACACCATCAGTGATTAGACTGGATCCATCACTATGCAGTTCTTTTTGCCACTGGGTGTGAAATCTGCCTGTAATGTAAAGGCTCGACTGCACAACCAAAACAGGACGAGGGCAGCACTCGTGAAATGGTAGCTGATGAAACAATCTCTTTATCtatggaaaagaaaaattgtGACATACTGGGAGAGAAACTTCTCAAATTGCAGATCTTCTATCATCCTATGCATTAACAATAAACCCTCAGGCACGCCTGATAGAGAAATTGACCATTTCATGTGACTAATTCAAGCCAGCTGCTGCCGTTAAGTACACGTATACAGTTAATGTGCTCTTCAAACATTTAGCCAGACTTTGTCTCTGTTACAtagatattttatttctatattacTTACCTTTGTACATAAATGTAGTTCTATCTCAAGCTGCctgtatattttttatatattctgttttttaatGAGTTGTTAAGATGGGCTATTATTAAAAATTTAATAGAAGAAAAATATTCTGttttaattatgattattattccttcttttttttcaaggtTTGATTATGTGTTGTAGTGCTGAAGAGCTGTTTGATGAACAAACAGAGCGATTCCCTTTTGCCTCATTAAACTGTGGAAAGCCCACAGGATCTGTTTCCATCGTGCTGGCACATCGACACGCATGGTCCTAATTACCTGTTTCCCTCGCGTGCGCTGACACAGCTGTTATCACTTTGTGCACAAAGCATCCAACAGACCTGGTGAATAATGATGCGTGTGCGTGGGCCATCTTCTCCAGGT contains the following coding sequences:
- the nxnl2 gene encoding nucleoredoxin-like protein 2; the protein is MVEVFSGRTLLNKDGEFVDPEEALRNKVVGIYFSAGWCPPCRDFTPILCDFYAELVEERDPPAQFEIVFVSSDKSTDDMIEYYHDMHGDWLALPWTDDYKTELKHRYKITAVPKLVIVKENGDVITDKGRKQIRDRGLACFRSWLDAAEIFQNFKG